A genomic window from Cupriavidus basilensis includes:
- a CDS encoding NAD(P)/FAD-dependent oxidoreductase — MQRREFLGALAGTAMFGTLGAQAATRKAKVVVVGGGYGGATAARYLREWSAQGIEVTLVEPNASFVSCPLSNLVLAGSKRIDDITLSYDALAKRHGVKVVRDHVSAIDAARREVRLAGGGTLAYDKLVLSPGVDVLRSEIPGLAQPGGDQILHAWKAGPQTVGLRRQLEAMRDGGTFAISIPLAPYRCPPGPYERACLVADYFTRAKPRSKVLILDANPDVTSKAALFKQVWATRYQGMVEYRPQYNAVDVDPVTRALKFEVQDDERADVLNLLPPQRAGAIAVASGLATANGRWCEVDFLTFESKAAPNIHVLGDAIQIAPLMPKSGHMANQHGKVAAAAIVSLLAGHAPNPEPLYNNTCYSFTSEREAIHVASVHRYDAAQKTMVTVPGSGGLSAAPNALEGTYAQAWADAIWADMLG, encoded by the coding sequence GGCGGCGCCACCGCCGCGCGCTACCTGCGCGAATGGAGCGCCCAGGGCATCGAGGTCACGCTGGTCGAGCCCAACGCCAGCTTTGTGTCCTGCCCGCTATCCAACCTGGTGCTCGCCGGCAGCAAGCGCATCGACGACATCACCTTGTCCTACGATGCGCTGGCAAAGCGCCACGGCGTCAAGGTCGTGCGCGACCACGTCAGCGCGATCGACGCCGCGCGCCGCGAGGTACGCCTGGCAGGTGGCGGCACGCTCGCCTACGACAAGCTGGTGCTCTCACCCGGCGTGGACGTGCTCCGCAGCGAGATCCCGGGCCTCGCCCAGCCCGGCGGCGACCAGATCCTGCACGCCTGGAAGGCCGGCCCGCAAACGGTGGGCCTGCGCCGCCAGCTGGAGGCCATGCGCGACGGCGGCACCTTCGCCATCAGCATTCCGCTGGCGCCGTATCGCTGCCCGCCTGGCCCCTATGAGCGCGCCTGCCTGGTCGCGGACTACTTCACCCGGGCCAAGCCGCGCAGCAAGGTGCTGATCCTTGACGCCAATCCCGACGTCACCTCCAAGGCCGCGCTGTTCAAGCAGGTCTGGGCCACGCGTTACCAGGGCATGGTCGAGTATCGGCCGCAGTACAACGCCGTCGATGTGGACCCTGTCACCCGCGCGCTCAAGTTCGAGGTGCAGGACGACGAGCGCGCCGACGTGCTCAACCTGCTGCCGCCGCAGCGGGCCGGGGCCATCGCCGTTGCAAGCGGGCTGGCCACCGCCAACGGCCGCTGGTGCGAGGTCGATTTCCTCACCTTCGAATCCAAGGCCGCGCCCAATATCCACGTGCTCGGCGATGCCATCCAGATTGCGCCGCTGATGCCCAAGTCGGGCCATATGGCCAACCAGCACGGCAAGGTGGCGGCCGCCGCCATCGTGTCGTTGCTGGCCGGCCACGCGCCCAACCCCGAGCCGCTGTACAACAACACCTGCTACAGCTTCACCTCGGAGCGCGAAGCCATCCATGTCGCCAGCGTGCATCGCTACGATGCGGCGCAGAAGACCATGGTCACGGTGCCCGGGTCAGGCGGGCTGTCGGCAGCGCCGAACGCGCTGGAAGGCACCTATGCGCAGGCGTGGGCGGATGCCATCTGGGCCGACATGCTGGGCTGA